A single genomic interval of Prunus dulcis chromosome 5, ALMONDv2, whole genome shotgun sequence harbors:
- the LOC117627463 gene encoding uncharacterized protein LOC117627463 isoform X2: MRKEAEAQVELAKKRCRDVIDRIEGLPASTKITASCRRTLLKLAHSELTFLCRCCSSTSSSSSTPLNLSVNIGHLEAVVHLLQQPFITGVSRVCKPIPLSTLAPHPHGQKTDPCLKIHVHVDIVCTLHRNPVWIIVSDRNPKYISWSGSSCGSPYKRDKSKGLKLRIQQVTAAARSAVALKPSSVILFFSNRNGLSSIVCDKLKDEFGATEFQLDFPVLDFNFDLSEEAGEWTNVLVARTYQEACAFEIKVSDTRNTVLSSESDVKDSSLGEAAVTEKDPFVSTEHTEFFRAFSNLISGMEFYSLYLKNGESAQVGSLLGQSELINFDTTALIALVSGISNGGTPKLLATPESELRQRFKGNYEFVIGQVMSEIQNPILVELGRTISGKRVIICESVRSEFKELVLMCGGPNEKLRASQLLNCLTEINTDIIERIWNLPTTRKLALKNKVVFGTGDYWCAPTVTANMAFVRAISQTGMSLFTIEHRPRALTGD, encoded by the exons ATGAGAAAGGAAGCAGAAGCACAAGTGGAATTGGCAAAAAAGAGATGCAGAGATGTGATCGACCGAATAGAGGGATTGCCAGCTTCCACCAAGATCACTGCTTCTTGCAGACGCACTCTTCTCAAATTGGCCCACTCCGAACTCACTTTCCTCTGCCGCTGTtgctcctccacctcctcctcttcttccacTCCCCTCAACCTCAG TGTCAATATCGGGCACCTCGAGGCAGTTGTTCACCTTCTCCAGCAGCCTTTCATCACTGGTGTTTCCCGCGTTTGCAAGCCAATTCCTTTGTCAACTTTAGCCCCACATCCACATGGGCAGAAAACCGACCCTTGTCTTAAAATACATGTCCACGTTGATATAGTATGTACTCTCCATAGGAACCCTGTCTGGATTATTGTATCTGATAGGAACCCAAAATACATTAGTTGGAGTGGCAGCAGCTGCGGATCCCCTTACAAAAGGGATAAGAGTAAGGGCTTAAAATTGCGTATTCAGCAAGTCACTGCTGCTGCCCGGTCAGCCGTGGCACTGAAACCTTCCTCAGttattctcttcttttcaaACCGAAATGGACTTAGCAGCATTGTTTGCGATAAACTCAAAGATGAATTTGGGGCCACTGAGTTTCAATTGGATTTTCCTGTTttagattttaattttgatttatcCGAGGAAGCAGGTGAATGGACTAATGTACTTGTTGCGAGAACATATCAAGAGGCTTGTGCATTCGAAATAAAGGTTAGTGATACAAGGAACACTGTTTTAAGTTCAGAATCTGATGTGAAGGATTCAAGCCTGGGAGAGGCTGCTGTTACTGAGAAAGATCCGTTCGTCTCAACAGAGCACACAGAATTTTTCCGTGCTTTCTCTAACCTTATTTCAGGAATGGAATTCTACTCATTGTATCTAAAAAATGGGGAATCCGCTCAAGTTGGGAGTCTTCTGGGTCAAAGTGAACTTATAAACTTTGATACAACTGCCTTGATTGCTCTTGTATCAGGTATTAGTAATGGTGGCACTCCAAAACTTTTGGCTACTCCAGAAAGTGAATTGAGGCAGCGGTTTAAGGGTAACTACGAGTTTGTGATTGGACAG GTGATGTCTGAAATTCAGAATCCAATTCTTGTTGAACTTGGTCGCACAATATCTGGGAAGAGAGTCATAATCTGTGAAAGTGTTCGTTCAGAGTTCAAAGAGTTAGTATTGATGTGTGGAGGGCCCAATGAGAAGTTGAGAGCTAGTCAGTTACTGAATTGTCTTAC GGAAATAAACACTGACATTatagagagga TATGGAACCTTCCAACCACTAGAAAACTGGCTTTGAAGAATAAGGTTGTTTTTGGTACTGGTGATTACTGGTGTGCTCCAACTGTAACGGCAAATATGGCATTTGTGAGAGCAATTTCACAAACTGGGATGTCCTTGTTTACCATTGAGCACAGACCTCGCGCTTTGACTGGTGATTAG
- the LOC117627463 gene encoding uncharacterized protein LOC117627463 isoform X1 — MRKEAEAQVELAKKRCRDVIDRIEGLPASTKITASCRRTLLKLAHSELTFLCRCCSSTSSSSSTPLNLSNFGSVNIGHLEAVVHLLQQPFITGVSRVCKPIPLSTLAPHPHGQKTDPCLKIHVHVDIVCTLHRNPVWIIVSDRNPKYISWSGSSCGSPYKRDKSKGLKLRIQQVTAAARSAVALKPSSVILFFSNRNGLSSIVCDKLKDEFGATEFQLDFPVLDFNFDLSEEAGEWTNVLVARTYQEACAFEIKVSDTRNTVLSSESDVKDSSLGEAAVTEKDPFVSTEHTEFFRAFSNLISGMEFYSLYLKNGESAQVGSLLGQSELINFDTTALIALVSGISNGGTPKLLATPESELRQRFKGNYEFVIGQVMSEIQNPILVELGRTISGKRVIICESVRSEFKELVLMCGGPNEKLRASQLLNCLT, encoded by the exons ATGAGAAAGGAAGCAGAAGCACAAGTGGAATTGGCAAAAAAGAGATGCAGAGATGTGATCGACCGAATAGAGGGATTGCCAGCTTCCACCAAGATCACTGCTTCTTGCAGACGCACTCTTCTCAAATTGGCCCACTCCGAACTCACTTTCCTCTGCCGCTGTtgctcctccacctcctcctcttcttccacTCCCCTCAACCTCAG TAATTTTGGCAGTGTCAATATCGGGCACCTCGAGGCAGTTGTTCACCTTCTCCAGCAGCCTTTCATCACTGGTGTTTCCCGCGTTTGCAAGCCAATTCCTTTGTCAACTTTAGCCCCACATCCACATGGGCAGAAAACCGACCCTTGTCTTAAAATACATGTCCACGTTGATATAGTATGTACTCTCCATAGGAACCCTGTCTGGATTATTGTATCTGATAGGAACCCAAAATACATTAGTTGGAGTGGCAGCAGCTGCGGATCCCCTTACAAAAGGGATAAGAGTAAGGGCTTAAAATTGCGTATTCAGCAAGTCACTGCTGCTGCCCGGTCAGCCGTGGCACTGAAACCTTCCTCAGttattctcttcttttcaaACCGAAATGGACTTAGCAGCATTGTTTGCGATAAACTCAAAGATGAATTTGGGGCCACTGAGTTTCAATTGGATTTTCCTGTTttagattttaattttgatttatcCGAGGAAGCAGGTGAATGGACTAATGTACTTGTTGCGAGAACATATCAAGAGGCTTGTGCATTCGAAATAAAGGTTAGTGATACAAGGAACACTGTTTTAAGTTCAGAATCTGATGTGAAGGATTCAAGCCTGGGAGAGGCTGCTGTTACTGAGAAAGATCCGTTCGTCTCAACAGAGCACACAGAATTTTTCCGTGCTTTCTCTAACCTTATTTCAGGAATGGAATTCTACTCATTGTATCTAAAAAATGGGGAATCCGCTCAAGTTGGGAGTCTTCTGGGTCAAAGTGAACTTATAAACTTTGATACAACTGCCTTGATTGCTCTTGTATCAGGTATTAGTAATGGTGGCACTCCAAAACTTTTGGCTACTCCAGAAAGTGAATTGAGGCAGCGGTTTAAGGGTAACTACGAGTTTGTGATTGGACAG GTGATGTCTGAAATTCAGAATCCAATTCTTGTTGAACTTGGTCGCACAATATCTGGGAAGAGAGTCATAATCTGTGAAAGTGTTCGTTCAGAGTTCAAAGAGTTAGTATTGATGTGTGGAGGGCCCAATGAGAAGTTGAGAGCTAGTCAGTTACTGAATTGTCTTACGTGA
- the LOC117627464 gene encoding coiled-coil domain-containing protein 12-like: MAAEEDSIEQVVAARQERLRALKAAQELLNTPDEDSSLVDSNADEDNETSEETMKFRNYVPHDKKLQEGKLVPPVLPKFEDPVAAVTSPSEKKEDPFVNIAPKKPNWELRRDVQKKLDKLERRTQKAMCKLMEEQEKQKQLDEDGRNGAED; encoded by the exons ATGGCCGCTGAAGAGGACTCCATTGAACAAGTAGTTGCAGCACGTCAAGAGAGGCTAAGAGCTCTTAAAGCTGCGCAGGAACTGTTAAACACTCCAGATGAGGATTCCTCTCTGGTTGACTCTAATGCTGACGAAGACAATGAAACTAGCGAAGAAAC CATGAAATTCCGAAATTATGTTCCTCATGATAAGAAGCTTCAGGAGGGAAAGCTTGTTCCACCAGTCCTACCAAAGTTTGAAGACCCTGTTGCAGCAGTAACTTCTCCCTCAGAGAAGAAAGAG GACCCGTTTGTGAATATTGCTCCTAAAAAACCAAACTGGGAACTTCGCAGGGATGTGCAGAAGAAGCTTGATAAGCTTGAAAGGCGAACCCAAAAGGCAATGTGTAAACTTATGG AGGAACAAGAGAAGCAAAAGCAATTGGATGAAGATGGCAGAAATGGTGCAGAAGACTAG
- the LOC117628521 gene encoding uncharacterized ATP-dependent helicase YprA-like, translated as MAENERQIQVRTLVGESSTVSVSVNDTIENFKSLLKRSFPPATRSLNFHLFFKGGKLGLQSKIGSLNIKPDEFLVLVPFSKKEPNNNQTQKSDQSKASLNGSDKSSTISNFADSAWSDMMQDLSSLRDNSSYQTPMEPIIGSFNLGDRTEAMNETATCCSSGAKRKKGLDSDDIMLDILRCSRRSKNVLDEHNFTRFVEVLASVSCLSDPYNGDCMLGRRVHLRRQGLGTGLPKSNGSSCLCPPWLKIIMKAFAFLNTFSAFIQSRQERTTSILLEQALGQLPKFGVELGLKDIKNLSVISPKVVRFVNKNAEETSSGNAIVIINCSTEDNRKHGCKQMDVPMIVSVLKIRESSFRSNLWKAIEWLLFKTGNEISRDFSLEDLLISVKECDTAARGNEAKQSRITPAASNNFDRKHSAASRTHRCHGTDSLLPVEMVEHLRKGIGAKGQVVHVEDIGARRPVYVEVPHELSENMRSALHSIGITQLYSHQAESIQASLSGKNVVVATMTSSGKSLCYNLPVLEVLSQSSSSCALYLFPTKALAQDQLRALLAMTKGFDGSLNIGVYDGDTTQEERTWLRHNSRLLITNPDMLHVSILPHHRRFARILENIRFVVIDEAHIYKGAFGCHTAFILRRLRRLCSHVYGSDPSFVFSTATSANPHDHCMELASLPTLELIQNDGSPAARKLFILWNPFVDQETVVKNPNNIMVNGKSSDESANFKSSSPILDVSCLFAEMVQHGLRCLAFCKTRKLCELVLCYTREILQQTAPHLVDSICAYRAGYIAQNRRRIESDFFDGKLCGIAATNALELGIDVGHIDVTLHLGFPGSISSLWQQAGRAGRRDRPSLAVYVAFEGPLDQYFMKYPKKLFGSPIECCHVDAKNQQVLAQQLVCAAHEHPLSLSYDEKFFGSGLDSAIVSLKNRGYLSYDSLCNSSAKVWNYIGHEKMPSHSVSIRSIETERYKVIDQQKKEILEEIEESSAFFQVYEGAVYMNQGKTYLVTSLDLSRKIASCYVADLKYYTKSRDCTDIHVMGSKYAYRPQLSNIQFSRTTARADPCKVTTTWLGYHCVSRGSNEIMETVDHVLPKYSYESQAVWVSVPQSVKEAVIMKDLDFRAGLHAASHVVLNVVPLRIICNLSDLAPECINPEYTRYYPERILLYDRHPGGSGVSVQVQPIFMELLIAALELLTSCRCSEHGGCPNCVQSFACKEYNEGLHKESAIMIIKGVLDAEL; from the exons atggcAGAAAACGAGAGACAAATCCAGGTCCGTACACTAGTCGGAGAATCAAGCACTGTTTCAGTCTCCGTCAACGACACCATTGAAAACTTCAAGAGCCTTCTCAAGCGTTCCTTCCCTCCCGCCACTCGCTCTCTCAATTTTCACCTTTTTTTCAAG GGTGGTAAGTTGGGTTTGCAGAGTAAGATAGGTAGCCTCAACATTAAGCCTGACGAATTTCTAGTGCTTGTCCCGTTTTCTAAGAAGGAGCCGAATAATAATCAGACCCAGAAATCTGATCAATCTAAAGCTTCATTGAATGGCTCTGATAAAAGCTCCACCATATCAAACTTTGCCGATTCCGCGTGGTCTGATATGATGCAAGACTTATCGTCTTTACGGGACAATTCAAGTTATCAAACCCCAATGGAGCCTATTATTGGAAGTTTCAATCTTGGAGATAGAACGGAAGCAATGAATGAAACTGCTACTTGTTGCTCTTCTGGAGCAAAGCGCAAAAAGGGTCTTGATTCTGATGACATTATGTTGGATATATTGCGGTGTAGTAGAAGAAGCAAGAATGTCCTTGATGAACATAACTTTACAAGGTTCGTTGAGGTTTTGGCGTCAGTGAGTTGTTTGTCCGATCCCTATAATGGGGACTGCATGTTGGGGAGAAGAGTTCATTTAAGGCGCCAGGGCCTTGGCACGGGACTGCCTAAAAGCAATGGTAGTTCATGCTTGTGTCCACCGTGGTTGAAGATAATCATGAAGGCATTTGCATTCTTAAACACTTTTTCTGCATTTATTCAATCACGGCAGGAGAGAACAACCTCAATTCTTTTGGAGCAAGCACTGGGCCAGCTTCCGAAATTTGGAGTTGAACTTGGTTTGAAGGACATAAAGAATCTTTCAGTTATTTCTCCAAAG GTAGTACGTTTTGTAAATAAGAATGCAGAGGAGACAAGTTCTGGTAATGCGATTGTTATCATCAATTGTTCAACAGAGGATAATCGTAAACATG GTTGCAAACAGATGGATGTACCAATGATTGTCAGTGTATTGAAGATACGAGAAAGTTCTTTCAGAAGTAATTTGTGGAAGGCTATAGAGTGGTTATTG TTTAAAACTGGAAATGAGATTTCCAGGGATTTTTCCTTGGAAGACTTGCTTATATCTGTGAAGGAATGTGATACTGCTGCAAGAGGAAATGAAGCAAAACAATCAAGGATAACCCCTGCAgcttcaaataattttgacCGAAAACACTCTGCCGCTTCAAGAACTCATCGATGCCAT GGTACAGATTCATTGCTACCAGTGGAGATGGTTGAGCATCTTAGAAAAGGCATTGGAGCGAAAGGGCAG GTAGTGCATGTTGAAGACATTGGTGCTCGGAGACCTGTTTATGTAGAAGTTCCACATGAACTATCTGAAAATATGAGATCTGCACTTCACAGTATTGGAATCACGCAACTATATAGCCATCAG GCAGAGTCAATACAAGCCTCACTTTCTGGGAAGAATGTTGTTGTGGCAACAATGACATCCAGTGGGAAATCTCTTTGCTATAATTTGCCCGTCTTAGAAGTTCTGTCGCAGAGTTCTTCATCATGTGCTCTATACTTATTTCCAACGAAG GCTTTAGCTCAAGATCAACTAAGAGCTTTGTTGGCTATGACCAAAGGATTTGATGGTAGCTTAAACATTGGTGTATATGATGGTGATACTACTCAGGAGGAGAGGACATGGCTGCGCCATAATTCTAGACTG CTAATCACGAATCCAGATATGTTGCATGTATCAATCCTACCACACCATAGACGATTTGCTCGGATTTTGGAAAATATTAG GTTTGTAGTCATTGATGAGGCACATATTTATAAGGGAGCATTTGGTTGTCATACTGCTTTTATCTTAAGGAGACTTCGACGGCTCTGCTCACATG TGTATGGAAGTGATccttcttttgtgttttcaacTGCAACTTCGGCAAATCCTCACGACCATTGTATG GAACTTGCAAGTTTACCAACATTAGAGCTGATTCAGAATGATGGAAGTCCTGCTGCTAGAAAGCTCTTCATCCTTTGGAATCCTTTTGTGGATCAAGAAACT GTGGTGAAGAATCCCAATAATATTATGGTAAATGGTAAATCTTCTGATGAAAGTGCCAACTTCAAAAGTTCAAG CCCGATTTTGGATGTTTCATGCCTCTTTGCTGAAATGGTACAGCATGGACTACGCTGCCTTGCTTTCTGCAAAACACGCAAGCTTTGTGAACTTGTGTTGTGCTATAC GCGTGAAATTCTTCAGCAGACAGCTCCCCATCTGGTAGACTCTATATGTGCTTATCGTGCTGGTTACATTGCTCAG AATAGGAGAAGAATAGAGAGTGAtttttttgatggaaagcTTTGTGGTATTGCTGCAACAAATGCCCTTGAATTGGGTATTGATGTTGGACATATTGATGTAACTCTTCATTTAGGTTTTCCTGGTAGTATTTCTAG CTTGTGGCAACAAGCTGGCAGAGCCGGGAGGAGAGATAGACCTTCTCTTGCTGTGTATGTTGCTTTTGAAGGGCCTCTTGATCAATATTTCATGAAATATCCAAAGAAACTTTTTGGAAGCCCAATTGAGTGCTGTCATGTTGACGCTAAGAACCAACag GTTCTTGCACAGCAGTTGGTTTGTGCTGCTCACGAACATCCACTGAGTTTGTCTTATGACGAGAAGTTTTTCGGTTCTGGTTTAGACAGTGCCATAGTGTCTCTTAAAAATAGAGGATATTTGAGTTATGATTCATTATGTAATTCTTCTGCTAAGGTTTGGAACTATATTGGGCACGAG aAAATGCCTTCACATTCAGTTAGTATACGATCAATAGAAACTGAAAGATACAAAGTTATAGAccagcaaaagaaagaaatcctTGAAGAGATTGAGGAAAGCAGTGCTTTTTTTCAG GTATATGAAGGTGCTGTTTATATGAACCAAGGAAAGACGTATCTGGTCACAAGCTTAGATTTATCACGTAAGATTGCTTCGTGCTACGTGGCTGATTTGAAGTATTACACAAAAAGCCGTGATTGCACAGATATTCATGTCATGGGCAGTAAATAT GCTTATCGGCCTCAGCTCTCCAACATCCAGTTCTCAAGAACAACAGCCCGAGCAGATCCTTGCAAAGTAACAACTACATGGTTAGGGTACCATTGTGTATCTAGAGGAAGCAATGAGATAATGGAAACAGTTGACCATGTACTTCCTAAATATTCTTATGAGTCACAG GCAGTTTGGGTTTCGGTTCCACAATCAGTAAAAGAAGCTGTAATTATGAAAGACCTTGATTTCCGAGCAGGGCTGCATGCTGCATCACATGTTGTTCTAAACGTTGTGCCTTT ACGAATAATATGCAACTTATCAGACTTGGCTCCAGAGTGTATAAACCCTGAATACACCCGCTATTACCCGGAAAGGATTCTATTATATGACCGGCATCCCGGAGGAAGTGGTGTCTCTGTACAG GTTCAGCCGATTTTCATGGAGCTCTTAATTGCTGCTTTGGAACTTCTTACATCTTGCCGCTGCTCAGAACATGGAGGCTGCCCTAATTGTGTTCAA AGTTTTGCTTGTAAGGAGTATAATGAGGGTTTGCACAAGGAGTCAGCAATTATGATCATTAAG GGTGTTCTTGATGCGGAATTATGA